One window from the genome of candidate division WOR-3 bacterium encodes:
- a CDS encoding amidohydrolase family protein, giving the protein MKEIIFRNCLPFSAYRLSDILVQDGIIKDISVPKKITIEGTEEKDLLGKPVLPGFTDCHTHLSQWGLSLSGPYLANASNKEECLDVMASFIKNNPASDHYLACDYDESLWKPPGKFTKEDLDSLSSVKPLVARRVCGHLAVANTPALTAISEKAPFLQGFRKDMTDIETGVLKEIPVLRINEMFPPDDQQFMDALKKAVRKYFSMGVTSVGEITSNASRKKILSARDLKLRFRFAAVEKDFMSLYRNQDEGMEHITALKIFLDGSIGARTAAVSFPWLDTGKSDPEALLISDADVISYVRSAVDAGKKVWMHAIGDRAISQALGAFEAFGDYDKKNFRIEHFELPSEKLIERAAEIGVYLSMQPNFIRAWSGPAQLYEKCLPENILKNNNPLSKIEKAGCRLCFGSDTMPPGPLWGIHGAINAFFESQKVNLENSIKHYTLDSAQSLGDFDRGEIKKEKRADFVVLSEIPRDTNLDSLKIEQVYIDGDLVYD; this is encoded by the coding sequence GAAGGAACCGAAGAAAAGGATCTTTTGGGCAAACCTGTTTTACCGGGTTTTACAGACTGCCATACCCATTTGTCTCAGTGGGGATTGTCTCTTTCGGGACCTTATCTGGCAAACGCCTCCAACAAAGAGGAATGTCTCGATGTGATGGCGTCTTTCATTAAAAACAATCCGGCGTCAGATCATTATCTGGCGTGTGATTACGATGAAAGTCTTTGGAAACCACCCGGAAAATTCACAAAGGAAGACCTCGATTCATTGTCATCTGTTAAACCGTTGGTCGCGAGAAGGGTATGCGGACACTTGGCAGTTGCAAACACTCCCGCTCTTACGGCCATATCTGAAAAAGCGCCTTTTTTACAGGGATTCAGAAAAGATATGACCGATATTGAAACTGGCGTCCTTAAAGAGATTCCCGTTCTTAGAATAAACGAGATGTTCCCGCCCGACGATCAGCAGTTCATGGACGCCCTGAAAAAAGCAGTCCGAAAATATTTCTCTATGGGCGTCACCTCCGTCGGCGAGATAACATCGAATGCATCGAGAAAAAAAATTCTTTCGGCGCGAGATTTAAAACTGAGGTTCAGATTCGCCGCTGTCGAAAAAGATTTCATGTCGCTTTACCGGAATCAAGACGAAGGCATGGAGCACATAACTGCATTAAAAATTTTTCTGGACGGATCTATTGGTGCGAGAACCGCGGCGGTGTCTTTCCCATGGCTGGACACGGGAAAATCCGATCCCGAAGCGCTTTTGATTTCCGATGCCGACGTCATCTCGTACGTGCGTTCGGCTGTGGATGCCGGAAAAAAAGTCTGGATGCACGCAATAGGAGACAGAGCTATTTCGCAGGCTCTCGGCGCCTTCGAGGCTTTCGGAGATTACGATAAAAAGAACTTCAGAATAGAACATTTCGAGCTTCCTTCCGAAAAGCTCATCGAACGCGCCGCAGAAATCGGCGTCTATCTCAGCATGCAGCCAAATTTTATAAGAGCGTGGTCCGGACCCGCGCAATTGTATGAAAAATGCCTGCCTGAAAATATTCTCAAAAACAACAATCCGCTTTCAAAAATTGAAAAAGCCGGATGCAGGCTTTGTTTCGGAAGCGACACCATGCCTCCGGGACCATTATGGGGGATTCACGGAGCGATAAATGCGTTTTTTGAATCACAGAAAGTGAACCTCGAAAACTCTATTAAACACTACACTCTCGACTCCGCACAGTCTTTGGGCGATTTTGACCGGGGTGAAATAAAAAAAGAAAAAAGAGCCGACTTCGTCGTTTTGTCGGAAATACCTCGCGATACGAATCTCGACAGTCTGAAGATCGAACAGGTTTACATAGACGGCGATCTCGT